A part of Chloroflexota bacterium genomic DNA contains:
- a CDS encoding GNAT family N-acetyltransferase yields the protein MEFKKIENFNAFAKYTDDWNALLKQSVSPVPFLTPEYLSAWWQTRGGSEWPEDSELILITAFEGDELVGIAPLFAAKNQDGIPALMFIGAVEVSDYLDFIVTAEMLPAFLSGLLDFLINSDSIPSWDVLDLHNLLDSSPTLAALQAEAKKRGWQHQQSRLQPSPIVALPGDFEAYLMSLEKKQRHEIRRKLRNAEADPVEPGMYFVEDPDILDAEVNAFINMMAQDPEKKAFLTAPMRAHMHNVARAALENGWLHLSFYTLDGKKAAAHFSFIWEDRLWLYNSGWEWEFRSYSPGWLLLANLLRWATENDITAFDFMRGDEDYKYKFGGVDRFVERVVIRK from the coding sequence ATGGAATTCAAAAAGATCGAAAATTTCAACGCATTTGCGAAATATACTGATGACTGGAATGCCCTGCTAAAACAATCCGTCAGTCCGGTTCCCTTTCTCACACCTGAATACCTCTCTGCCTGGTGGCAGACCCGAGGCGGCAGCGAATGGCCCGAGGATAGCGAACTGATCCTGATCACAGCTTTTGAGGGTGATGAGTTGGTGGGAATCGCGCCGCTCTTTGCCGCCAAAAACCAGGATGGCATCCCCGCCCTGATGTTTATTGGTGCAGTGGAGGTCTCCGACTACCTGGACTTCATCGTCACAGCGGAAATGCTGCCAGCCTTCCTCTCTGGCTTATTGGACTTCCTTATTAATAGCGACTCCATCCCCTCCTGGGATGTGCTTGACCTCCACAATCTGCTCGACAGCTCCCCCACCTTGGCCGCACTGCAGGCTGAAGCCAAAAAACGCGGCTGGCAGCATCAGCAGAGCCGGTTACAGCCCTCACCGATCGTCGCCCTGCCCGGTGACTTTGAGGCTTATCTGATGAGCCTGGAGAAGAAGCAGCGCCATGAGATCCGCCGCAAGCTCCGCAACGCCGAAGCGGACCCGGTAGAGCCGGGTATGTATTTTGTGGAAGATCCTGATATTCTGGATGCTGAGGTGAACGCCTTCATTAATATGATGGCTCAGGACCCCGAGAAAAAAGCCTTCCTGACCGCGCCCATGCGCGCCCACATGCACAATGTTGCCCGGGCAGCGCTTGAAAACGGCTGGCTGCACCTTTCTTTCTACACTCTGGATGGCAAGAAAGCCGCCGCGCACTTCTCCTTCATCTGGGAGGACCGGCTCTGGCTGTATAACTCAGGCTGGGAATGGGAATTCCGCAGCTATTCACCCGGCTGGCTGCTGTTGGCCAACCTGCTGCGCTGGGCCACGGAAAATGACATCACCGCCTTTGACTTCATGCGCGGTGACGAGGATTATAAGTATAAATTTGGGGGTGTGGATAGGTTTGTGGAGCGAGTGGTGATAAGGAAGTAA